The Impatiens glandulifera chromosome 3, dImpGla2.1, whole genome shotgun sequence genome contains a region encoding:
- the LOC124930481 gene encoding uncharacterized protein LOC124930481 — protein MEIQQQKQRQMEIQLVTFMARFPPTPPPDEFGTSFLGSIEEYMEAHTGIYIFEYVEKYINEIGPQHVVQVVTDNATNNMTAAELLKVKQPHVFWTSCATHTINLMLEAIGKLSKFSGVLEKTKALTIFIYAHHRTLAIMRKYTKKRDIVRPGVTRFATSFLTLESLKGKKDQLRLMFTSDEWSKTKLRTTLKGKAAEATVTSISFWNGVSLALNVFTPLVKVLRLVDGDKKPSMAFLFGALEQAKEEVKKNFKKEENAIPILKIVDTKSKGRLDSPLHYTTYLLNPFFYFKDSSIHNDANVMNEFLNCVDKVFSTDTNMQSIISNVELLNYKNKSGNFSRKMAIAAYEKVDVYHDFDPVGWWSNYGGDTPNLQRMAMRFLSLTSSSSGCERNWSQFEGLVEGGDEDQVEPGSGLTWKMVAEASGADEVLRPRRVKGESLLENLTRI, from the exons ATGGAAATACAACAGCAAAAACAAAGACAGATGGAAATACAGTTGGTGACGTTTATGGCGAGATTTCCTCCAACTCCACCTCCGGATGAGTTTG GCACTTCGTTTTTGGGTTCTATTGAAGAATATATGGAAGCTCACACCGGAATTTACATCTTCGAGTACgtggaaaaatatataaatgaaattggACCTCAACATGTTGTTCAAGTAGTGACGGACAACGCCACAAACAATATGACAGCAGCTGAGCTTTTGAAGGTAAAACAACCTCATGTTTTTTGGACTTCTTGTGCAACTCATACAATTAATCTCATGCTTGAAGCAATAGGAAAACTATCAAAGTTTAGTGGAGTGCTAGAGAAAACAAAAGCtctaacaatatttatatatgcaCATCATAGAACTTTGGCAATTATGAGGAAATATACTAAGAAAAGGGATATTGTGAGGCCTGGGGTGACTAGATTTGCCACCTCCTTTTTGACATTGGAAAGTCTCAAAGGAAAGAAAGATCAATTGAGACTTATGTTTACATCTGATGAGTGGAGCAAAACAAAATTACGGACTACTTTGAAAGGTAAAGCGGCGGAGGCTACAGTAACAAGCATTTCATTTTGGAATGGGGTTTCTTTGGCTTTGAATGTTTTCACCCCTTTAGTGAAAGTTCTACGTCTTGTTGATGGTGACAAAAAACCCTCAATGGCATTTTTATTTGGAGCACTTGAACAAGCCAAGGAAGAggtaaaaaaaaacttcaaaaaagaagaaaatgccATCCCTATCTTGAAGATTGTTGATACAAAGTCCAAGGGTAGACTTGATAGCCCTTTGCATTACACTACTTATTTATTGAATCCATTTTTTTACTTCAAAGATTCAAGCATACATAACGATGCCAATGTTATGAATGAGTTCTTGAATTGTGTTGATAAAGTTTTTTCTACCGATACGAATATGCAATCTATCATCTCCAATGTAGAATTGTTGAACTATAAGAACAAATCTGGAAATTTTAGTAGGAAAATGGCGATTGCAGCATATGAGAAGGTGGATGTGTATCATGATTTTGATCCGG TTGGATGGTGGTCCAATTATGGTGGTGACACTCCAAACTTGCAAAGAATGGCAATGAGATTTCTTTCATTGACTAGTAGTTCATCGGGGTGTGAAAGAAATTGGAGCCAATTTGAAGGG CTTGTTGAGGGTGGCGATGAAGATCAGGTCGAGCCAGGTTCAGGACTTACTTGGAAGATGGTGGCAGAGGCTTCAGGGGCAGATGAAGTACTAAGACCAAGGAGGGTGAAAGGAGAATCACTATTAGAGAACTTGACGAGGATTTAG
- the LOC124930482 gene encoding uncharacterized protein LOC124930482, giving the protein MTNVSIRTLATFFTFLVIVSNHFTQADLIDHNCKKTRYPDLCIETLRSNNATVKTDVKDFCIIILEVSFGYASKTRELVKNLRYRIVDQDPQQCLDSCLYSYDFLIVDINRGINNLRKDIPSMVGSSADMVASRPLNCQEECDAVGVEIPFSKMNTKLHHLGVILEDLVHLVGSHKTS; this is encoded by the coding sequence ATGACAAATGTTTCTATTAGGACGTTGGCCACCTTCTTTACTTTCCTGGTGATTGTTTCCAATCATTTTACTCAAGCTGATTTGATTGACCATAATTGTAAAAAAACACGTTACCCCGATCTTTGCATTGAAACCCTAAGATCAAATAATGCAACTGTTAAAACAGATGTCAAAGATTTTTGCATAATCATACTTGAAGTAAGTTTTGGATATGCTTCTAAAACCCGCGAGCTAGTGAAAAATCTTCGATACAGAATAGTTGATCAAGATCCGCAACAATGCTTGGATTCTTGCTTATATTCTTATGATTTTCTGATTGTGGATATAAATAGGGGAATTAACAATCTACGTAAAGACATCCCATCTATGGTTGGGAGTTCAGCTGATATGGTGGCTAGTCGTCCTTTAAATTGTCAAGAGGAATGTGACGCCGTTGGTGTTGAAATACCATTTTCTAAAATGAATACTAAATTACACCATTTAGGAGTAATCCTCGAAGATCTCGTTCATTTGGTTGGTTCCCATAAAACTAGCTAA